The following nucleotide sequence is from Streptomyces sp. HUAS CB01.
GCAGGGTGAGCCCGCTGCCGTCGGGCAGGTGGACGTCGGCCACGCAGATGTCGCGCGGGTTGCCGACGCGGGGACGGGCCTCCGCGATGGACGACGCCTCGATGACATCGCGCACCCCGAGCGCCCACAGGTGGCGGGTGACGGTGGAGCGGACGCGCGGGTCGGCCACGACGACCATGGCCGTCGGCTTGTTCGGGCGGTAGGCGACCAGGCTTGCGGGCTGCTCGAGGAGAACGGACACCAGGCCTCCTGGGAAGGTGGGGGACGGAGCCGGCTCGGGGATGAAGCCGGGGCGAACCGTGCTTGATGGGTCACCACCTCTTCGGCAGCAAACCTGGTCGCCTTTAGAGAAAGATCACGATTTGGTGAGTAACAATTCCGGCAATTAGGACGCGTGATCGATCATGCTGTGACTCCGTCCGGACATCCCGGCGCCCTCTCCACGGTCCCGGTCCGCGGCCGGCACCGGCCGGCGCCGCCCCGGGCGAACGGCCCCGGAGACGCCCGAGGCGTCCGCCGCGCGTCGCCGCCGACCCGGCCGCTGCGGCTGCGTCCGCCACACCCGCGGCGCGTACCCCCACCCCGGTGGCCGGGCCCGTCCGGCACCCGACGTCCGGCCCCGGCTCCCGCTCGCACCGCGCCGGTTCGGTCTCCGGCACCCGACGTCCGGTCCCGGCTCCCGCTCGCACCGCGCCGGTTCGGTCTCCGGCACCCGACGTCCGGCCCCGGCTCCCGCTCGCACCGCGCCGGTTCGGCCTCCGCCGTCCGACGTGCCGCGCCGTCCGACGTGCCGCGCCGGTTGCGCCTCGCGTCGCCGCGCTCGCCTCGCCGCACTCCGCCTCGCCCGTTCCGGAGGCCCCGGCACGGTACCGGGCCCTTCCGCGTCCCCGTGCCCTCGGCGTCCTTCCGTGGCCCTCCGCGTCCTTCCGTCGTCCCCCGTGCCGCCGGACGCTACGGCGCGTGCGGGCCCCTGCGCTGCGGCAGCGTGACGACGCCCGCCGCCGTGCCTTCCGGGCCCGCGGGCGGCAGGCCCGCGATCTGGCAGAGCAGGTCGCACCAGGCCGCGAGGTGCGCCGCGGTGTCCGGGGCCCCGTCGCGGCCCTCACGGGGCGTCCAGGACGCCCGGATCTCGATCTGCGTCGCAGGTCGCCGGTCCGCGAGTCCTCCGAAGTAGTGAGACCCCGCCCGGGTGACGGTGCCGCTCGGCTCCCCGTACGAGAGGTTCCGCGCCTCCAGCGCGCCCGTCAGCCACGACCAGCACACCTCCGGCAGCAGCGGGTCGGCCGCCATCTCCGGTTCCAGTTCGGCGCGCACCAGCGTCACCAGGCGGAACGTGCCCTGCCACGCCTCGTGGCCCGCGGGGTCGTGCAGCAGGACGAGCCGGCCGTCCGCGAGGTCCTCGCCGTCGTCGACGACGGCCGCCTCCAGGGCGTACGCGTGCGGCGCGAGGCGCTGCGGCGGCCGTGCGGGGTCCACCTCGATCCCCGGCCGCAACCGTGCCCCGCACAGCGCGTCGACCGCGAGCCGGAACGCCCGCGGCACGGAGTTCCGCTCGGCGTCGTCCGTGCCCTCGGCGCCGTCGGATGGATCGGAGAACTGTCCCTGAGCCGCAGCCATGCGGGGAAGAGTAGGCGGAACGCGGGCCCGGCGCAGGGAGGGACACCCACCCGCGCACGCTCCTTGCCCGCACATGCGAAGATTCTGGGCGTGAGCGCCAACGACCTTCCCCCGGCTCGGAGCACCGCCCCCGCCGGGGACGCCCCGTCCGCGGGCCAGCAGCCGACGACCGACGCCCTCCGCGATTCCGCCTTCCTGAAGGCATGCCGGCGCGAACCCGTGCCGCACACGCCCGTGTGGTTCATGCGGCAGGCGGGGCGGTCGCTGCCCGAGTACCTGAAGGTGCGCGAGGGCGTCCCGATGCTGGAGTCGTGCATGCGGCCCGAGCTCGTCACCGAGATCACGCTGCAGCCGGTACGCCGCCACAAGGTGGACGCCGCGATCTACTTCAGCGACATCGTCGTGCCGCTCAAGGCCATCGGCATCGACCTCGACATCAAGCCCGGCGTCGGCCCCGTCGTCGCCGAGCCGATCCGCCGCCGCGAGGACCTCGCCCGGCTGCGCGACCTGACCCCCGAGGACGTCGCGTACGTCACCGAGGCGATCGGGATGCTCACCGGCGAGCTCGGCGCCACGCCGCTCATCGGTTTCGCCGGCGCCCCGTTCACCCTCGCCAGCTACCTCGTCGAGGGCGGGCCGTCCCGCAACCACGAGCACACCAAGGCGCTGATGTACGGCGACCCGCAGCTGTGGGCCGACCTGCTCGACCGGCTCGCCGAGATCACCGCGGCCTTCCTGAAGGTGCAGATCGAGGCCGGCGCCTCCGCCGTGCAGCTCTTCGACTCCTGGGTCGGCGCGCTGTCCCCCGCGGACTACCGCCGCTCGGTCATGCCCGCCTCCGCGAAGGTGTTCGCCGCGGTCGAGGGGTACGGCGTGCCGCGCATCCACTTCGGCGTCGGGACGGGCGAACTGCTCGGCCTGATGGGGGAGGCCGGCGCGGACGTCGTCGGCGTCGACTGGCGCGTACCGCTCGACGAGGCCGCCCGCAGGGTCGGGCCCGGCAAGGCGCTCCAGGGCAACCTGGACCCGGCGGTGCTGTTCTCCACCCGGGAGGCCGTCGAGGCCAAGACCCGCGAGGTCCTGGACGCGGCGCGGGGCCTGGAGGGCCATGTCTTCAACCTCGGCCACGGCGTCCTGCCCACCACCGACCCCGACGCCCTGACCCGCCTCGTGGAGTACGTCCACACCCGGACGGCGCGCTGACCCCAGCGCCCGGGCGGTGACGGCCACGGCCCCGCCCCGGCGGTGCCGGCGCCGTCACCCGGCGCCGCCCCCACGGGGCGTCAGCCCGCCTTCACCACCGCCGCCGTCGCCTTGCGCGCCGCCACCAGCACCGGGTCCCAGACGGGGGAGAAGGGCGGGGCGTAGCCCAGGTCCAGGGCCGTCATCCGCTCCACCGTCATACCGGCGGTGAGTGCGACGGCCGCGACGTCCACGCGCTTGCCCGCGCCCTCGCGTCCGACGATCTGGACGCCGAGGAGCCGGCCCGTACGCCGCTCGGCGAGCATCTTGACCGTCATCGGCGCAGCGTCCGGGTAGTAGCCCGCACGGCTGGTCGACTCGACCGTGACCGTCACGAAGCGCAGGCCCACCGCCAGGGCCTCCTTCTCCAGCAGGCCCGTGCGGGCGATCTCCAGGTCGCAGACCTTGCTCACCGCGGTGCCCACCACCCCGGGGAAGGTGGCGTAGCCGCCGCCGACGCCCGCGCCGATGATCTGGCCGTGCTTGTTGGCGTGGGTCCCGAGGGGGATGTGCCGCTCGCGGCCCGAGACCAGGTCGAGGACCTCGACGCAGTCGCCGCCCGCCCAGACGTCGTCGTACCCGCGCACGCGCATCGACAGATCGGTGAGCAGCCCGCCGTGCGTCCCGAGCGGGAGACCCGCCGCGCGTGCCAGCGCCGTCTCGGGCTCGACGCCGATGCCGAGCACCACCACGTCGGCAGGGAACTCCCCGTCCTCCGTGGCGACCGCGCGGACCCGGCCGTCCGGGCCCGTGAGGATCTTGGTGACCTCCGCGTCGTTCACCGTGGTGATCCCCAGGCCGTCCATCGCCTCGTGCACCAGGCGGCCCATGTCCGGATCCAGCGTCGCCATGGGCTGCCGGCCCCGGTTGACGACGGTGACCTCGAAGCCGCGCTTCAGCAGCGCCTCGGCCATCTCCACGCCGATGTAGCCCGCGCCCACCACCACGGCGCGACGGCCCTCCAGCCCCGCCAGCGTGTCCAGCAGCGCCTGTCCGTCGTCGAGGGTCTGCACTCCGTGCACGCCCCGCGCGTCGATCCCGGGCAGCCGCGGCCGCACGGGCCGCGCGCCGGTCGCGATGACGAGCTTGTCGTAGGCCGTCCACGACTCCGAGCCCGACTCCAGGTCCCGGGCCCGTACGCGCCGCCCCGGGACGTCGAGCTCGACGACCTCCGTGCGCGTGCGCAGGTCGATGCCGCGCTTCCGGTGCTCCTGCGGCGTGCGTGCGACGAGCGCGTCGCGGCGACCCACGTCGCCGCCGACCCAGTACGGGATGCCGCACGCCGAGTACGACGCGAAGTGGGACCGCTCGAAGGCGACGATCTCCAGCTCCCCGGGAGCCCTGAGCCTGCGCGCCTGCGACGCGGCGGACATCCCCGCCGCGTCGCCGCCGATGACCACCATGCGTTCCATACGGAACACGCTACGGGGGGCCGACCGTTCAGTCCTGCCCGGGGGCGGGCGCCGGTGCCGGTGCAGGGTCGGCACCGGACCGCCGGGCCGCCGGCCGCTCCCGCAGCGGCCGGACCAGCCACCGCCACACCACGTACAGCACCGCGAGCGCGGCACCGAACGGGAACACCGCGGCCACCACCACCCCGATCCACCGCGCGGTCGTCACCAGCGCGTTCCAGCCGCCCGACAGCGCGTCCACGAAGCCCGGGTCGTCCTCCTCCCGCGGCCCTTCCCGCTTCTCGGGCTCCGACAGCCGCAGCGTGATCGTCGCCATCGTCGTCCGGTCCTTCAGCGACGCCTGGCGGGACAGCAGGGACTCCAGCTCGGCCTGACGCCTGCTCAGCTCGCCCTCCAGCGTGACCACGTCGGAGAGCTTCGTCGCCCGGTCCATCAACGCCCGCACCCGCGCCACGCTCGCCCGCTGCGTCGCGACCCTGCTCTCCACGTCGACGACCTGATCGGTGACGTCCTTGGCGTCCGCCTTGCGGGACAGCAGCTTCCCGGTGCCCGCGAGGCGGGCCAGGACCGACGCGTACTGGTCCTGCGGCACCCGCAGCACCACCGTGGACTCGACATGGGTCCTGTCGACCCGCTCCGTGGACTCGTTGGCGACGTGCCCCCCGGAGCCCTCGACGACGGCACGGACCTCCGCGAGCGTGCGGGTGGCGTCCTTCACCTGCACGGCCACCTCGGCCGTCCTGATGATGTGGGTGGCTGCCGGCAGCTGCCGGCCGGGCGAGGCCGGCGCACCGGCCTTCGGACCCGCCGCTCCGGCCGCGGCCTCCGGCGCGCCGCCCTTCGCCGCTTCGTCCACGGCGGCCCGGTCGGCGCTCGCGGACTTGCTGTCGGAGGCGCCGCAGCCGGCGAGTGCGAGTGAGGCCAGGAGAAGTACCGCCGTGAGTTTGTGCCGTGCACGCATATCGGTCCCCCCAAGGGATGCGGTGTATCGGTGCCGGTTCGACGTGCGACCGCGGAACGGGGTTGCTTCGTCCCGATTCCGAAGCGGTCACGGTAGGGACTCGTTACGGCACGGTTCACGGCGGGCGGTTCACGGCGGGGCACGGCTCACGGCGGCCGGCTCACGGCGGGGCACGGTTCACGGCGGGCGGTCCGCGGCGGGGCACGGCTCACGGCGGGCGGTCCGCGGCCACGGCCCCCCGGCACGCGGTACGGGCAGGGGACGCGACGGCGAGCGCCACGGGCGCACGGGGGACAGGATCGGCACGGGCAGGGCGCGGGACGGCTCGCGACGGTCGGGACGGCACGGGCAGGGCACCGGACGGGTCGGGACGGCACGGGCAGGGCGCGGGACCGTCCCCCCACCGACGCCCGTCACCGGCCCGCCAGGGCGACCGAGCCGATGCCGTCCGGCCCTGGGCGGTTTGAGAGAGTGGAGGCATGCTGCCCACGTCCGAGCACCCCCACGCCCGCACCGGCCGCGTCGTCGTCATCGGCGGCGGGATCGCCGGCCTCGCGGCGGCGCACCGGCTGGCCGTGTCCGGCGTACGGGTCACCCTGCTGGAGGCCACCGACCGGCTCGGCGGCAAACTCCGGTCCGGCGAGATCGCCGGAGCCCCCGTCGACCTGGGCGCCGAGTCGATGCTCGCCCGCAGGCCCGAGGCGGTCGCCCTCGCGCGCGCCGTCGGGCTCGGCGACCGGCTGCAGGCACCCGCCACCACCACCGCCTCCGTATGGACCCGCGACGCCCTGCGGCCCATGCCCCAGGGCCATGTGATGGGCGTCCCCGGCAACCCCGGGGCCCTGTCGGGACTGCTGTCCGCCGAGGGCGTCGCCAGGATCGGCCGGGAGCGCGAACTGCCCCCCGCCGAACTGGGGGAGGACGTCGCCGTCGGCGGGTTCGTCGCCGAACGCCTCGGCCGCGAGGTCGTCGACCGGCTCGTCGAGCCCCTGCTCGGCGGCGTGTACGCGGGCGACGCCTACCGCATCTCCATGCGGGCCGCCGTCCCCGCCCTCTTCGACGCGGCCAGGGCCGCCGGCGGCAGCCTGCTGGACGGTGTCCGCGAGGTGCAGCGCCGGGCCGCCGAGCGCCAGGAGACCGGCCCCGTGTTCATGGGCATCGACGGCGGCATCGGCACCCTCCCGCCCGCCGTCGCCGACGCCGTCCGGGCCGCCGGCGGCGAGGTGCTCACGGGGACGCCCGTCCTGGGCCTGACCCGCGGCACCGACGGCTGGCGGATCCGCACCGACGAGCGGGAGCTCACCGCGGACGGCATCGTCCTCGCCACCCCCGCCTGGTCGGCCTCCGCGCTGCTCGCCGACGCGGCACCCGCCGCCTCCGCCGAACTCGCCGGCGTCGAGTACGCGTCCATGGCCCTCGTCACCCTCGCGTTCCGCAGTGCCGACACGGACGCGCTGCCCGCCGGCTCCGGTTTCCTCGTACCCCCGGTCGACGGCCGCACGATCAAGGCGTCCACGTTCTCCGCCCGGAAGTGGGCCTGGGTCGCCGACGGCGCCCCCGGGCTGTTCCTGCTGCGCACGTCCGTCGGCCGCTACGGCGAGGAGGAACAGCTCGACCGGGAGGACGACGACCTCGTCGCCGTCTCCCTGAAGGACCTCGCCGAGGCCACCGGACTCTCCGCGCGTCCCGTCGCCACCGAGGTCACCCGATGGATCGGCGGACTCCCGCAGTACCCCGTCGGGCACCTCGGCCGGGTCGCCCGCATCCGGGACGCCGTGGCCGCACTGCCCGGGCTGCGTATCTGCGGTGCGGCGTACGACGGCGTGGGCATCCCCGCCTGCATCGGCAGCGGACAGCGCGCGGCCGACGAGATCATCGCCACGGCCCCCCTGGTGCAGGGCACTGTCCGTGACGGGCGAGAATAGCCCTATGAGTGCGCCCGAAAAGATCCCGAACGCCGGTAAGAAGGCGAAGGACCTCAACGAGGTCATCCGCTACACCCTGTGGTCCGTCTTCAAGCTGCGGGACGTGCTGCCGCAGGACGCGGACCGCGCCGGGTACGCAGGCGAGGTCCAGGAACTGTTCGACCAGCTCGCGGCCAAGGACGTCACCGTCCGTGGCACGTACGACCTGTCCGGTCTGCGCGCCGACGCCGACCTGATGATCTGGTGGCACGCCGAGACCGCGGACCAGCTCCAGGAGGCGTACAACCTCTTCCGCCGCACCCGCCTCGGCCGTGCGCTGGAGCCGGTCTGGTCGAACATGGCGCTGCACCGCCCCGCCGAGTTCAACAAGTCGCACATCCCGGCCTTCCTCGCCGACGAGACGCCGCGCAACTACGTCTCGGTCTACCCGTTCGTGCGCTCGTACGACTGGTACCTGCTGCCCGACGAGGACCGCCGCCGCATGCTGGCCGACCACGGCAAGATGGCCCGCGGATACCCGGACGTGCGCGCCAACACGGTCGCCTCCTTCTCCCTCGGCGACTACGAGTGGCTGCTCGCCTTCGAGGCCGACGAGCTGTACCGGATCGTCGACCTCATGCGGCATCTCCGTGCCTCCGAGGCCCGGATGCACGTCCGCGAGGAGGTTCCCTTCTTCACCGGGCGCCGCAAGAGCGTCGCGGACTTGGTGGCCGGTCTGGCCTGACGGCCGCGAACGACCTGGAGGCGGGCCCCCGCACGGGCGGCCCGCCTCCCTTTGACCCGGAAGATCAGACAGCCGGCGGCAGCACGCGCTCGACCGCCCGCTGGTCCAGCGACACCGGGTCCGGCTGCGGGTGCGGCGCGCACGAAGCGCGCCGCACCGGCGTCCTGCCGGTGAGCAGGTACTCCTCCATGTGTCTGTTGACGCAGGTGTTGTCGCCGCCCGAGATGCCGTGCGTCCCCGCACCCCGCTCCGTGACCAGCACCGAACCCGCGAGGCGCTCCTGCAGCCTCAGCGCACCCGCGTACGGCGTGGCCGCGTCCCGCTCGGCCGCGAGGATCAGCAGCGGCGGCACGTCGCCCGGCCCCGTGCGCACGTCGACCGGCCGCTGCCGCGGCGGCTGCCAGTACGCGCACGGCAGGTTCATCCAGACGTTCGCCCAGGTCTCGAACGGCGCCCGCCGGGCAAGCGCCGTGTTGTCCCGGTCCCACACCGCCCAGTCGACCGGCCACGGCGCGTCGTTGCACTGCACGGCCGTGTAGACGGCGTTGCCGTTCTCCTCCTCCGCGGCCGCCGCGGCGCGGGGCCCGGCCTGCTTGACGAGCTGCCGCGGATCGCCCCTCAGATACGCCGACAGCGCGAGGGCGCGGCGCGGCCAGTACAAGTCGTTGTAGATGGCCCGGGTGAACGCCGACTGCAGCTGGCCCGGGCCGACCGTACCGTCCGCCGGTTCCCTCGCGAGCAGGCCGCGGGCGCGGTCGTAACTGCCCTGCACCTGCTCGGGTGTTGTACCGAGGCCGTACGTGGCGTGGTGCCGGGCGACCCAGGCGCGGAAGTCCGCCCACCTGCTCTCGAACGCGAGCGACTGCTCCAGGTTGCTGCGGTACCAGACCTTCGCCGGGTCCGGGTCGACGGGGGAGTCGAGCACCATGCGCCGCACGCGCTC
It contains:
- the hemE gene encoding uroporphyrinogen decarboxylase; translated protein: MSANDLPPARSTAPAGDAPSAGQQPTTDALRDSAFLKACRREPVPHTPVWFMRQAGRSLPEYLKVREGVPMLESCMRPELVTEITLQPVRRHKVDAAIYFSDIVVPLKAIGIDLDIKPGVGPVVAEPIRRREDLARLRDLTPEDVAYVTEAIGMLTGELGATPLIGFAGAPFTLASYLVEGGPSRNHEHTKALMYGDPQLWADLLDRLAEITAAFLKVQIEAGASAVQLFDSWVGALSPADYRRSVMPASAKVFAAVEGYGVPRIHFGVGTGELLGLMGEAGADVVGVDWRVPLDEAARRVGPGKALQGNLDPAVLFSTREAVEAKTREVLDAARGLEGHVFNLGHGVLPTTDPDALTRLVEYVHTRTAR
- a CDS encoding DUF4349 domain-containing protein, whose protein sequence is MRARHKLTAVLLLASLALAGCGASDSKSASADRAAVDEAAKGGAPEAAAGAAGPKAGAPASPGRQLPAATHIIRTAEVAVQVKDATRTLAEVRAVVEGSGGHVANESTERVDRTHVESTVVLRVPQDQYASVLARLAGTGKLLSRKADAKDVTDQVVDVESRVATQRASVARVRALMDRATKLSDVVTLEGELSRRQAELESLLSRQASLKDRTTMATITLRLSEPEKREGPREEDDPGFVDALSGGWNALVTTARWIGVVVAAVFPFGAALAVLYVVWRWLVRPLRERPAARRSGADPAPAPAPAPGQD
- the hemQ gene encoding hydrogen peroxide-dependent heme synthase, with the translated sequence MSAPEKIPNAGKKAKDLNEVIRYTLWSVFKLRDVLPQDADRAGYAGEVQELFDQLAAKDVTVRGTYDLSGLRADADLMIWWHAETADQLQEAYNLFRRTRLGRALEPVWSNMALHRPAEFNKSHIPAFLADETPRNYVSVYPFVRSYDWYLLPDEDRRRMLADHGKMARGYPDVRANTVASFSLGDYEWLLAFEADELYRIVDLMRHLRASEARMHVREEVPFFTGRRKSVADLVAGLA
- a CDS encoding DUF3000 domain-containing protein, which produces MAAAQGQFSDPSDGAEGTDDAERNSVPRAFRLAVDALCGARLRPGIEVDPARPPQRLAPHAYALEAAVVDDGEDLADGRLVLLHDPAGHEAWQGTFRLVTLVRAELEPEMAADPLLPEVCWSWLTGALEARNLSYGEPSGTVTRAGSHYFGGLADRRPATQIEIRASWTPREGRDGAPDTAAHLAAWCDLLCQIAGLPPAGPEGTAAGVVTLPQRRGPHAP
- a CDS encoding alpha/beta hydrolase translates to MRAAALYGASGSLILSALAAAPAASTSPSPYGTPEDRGTVVAAARAVAAGVTFGACPAEEELPPTVECAAVRVPLDYADPWGRQIGLAVSRVKATGGPAARQGALLYNPGGPGGSGMYFPALAKEPEWKRIAEAYDMVGYAPRGVGRSAPISCEHPVAFTKGPTAAPVHPSAAEKREGIARARAYARGCARNAGPALRHYHSLNNVRDLEVLRAALGERQLTFLGASYGTYLGALYAMMFPERVRRMVLDSPVDPDPAKVWYRSNLEQSLAFESRWADFRAWVARHHATYGLGTTPEQVQGSYDRARGLLAREPADGTVGPGQLQSAFTRAIYNDLYWPRRALALSAYLRGDPRQLVKQAGPRAAAAAEEENGNAVYTAVQCNDAPWPVDWAVWDRDNTALARRAPFETWANVWMNLPCAYWQPPRQRPVDVRTGPGDVPPLLILAAERDAATPYAGALRLQERLAGSVLVTERGAGTHGISGGDNTCVNRHMEEYLLTGRTPVRRASCAPHPQPDPVSLDQRAVERVLPPAV
- the hemG gene encoding protoporphyrinogen oxidase, producing the protein MLPTSEHPHARTGRVVVIGGGIAGLAAAHRLAVSGVRVTLLEATDRLGGKLRSGEIAGAPVDLGAESMLARRPEAVALARAVGLGDRLQAPATTTASVWTRDALRPMPQGHVMGVPGNPGALSGLLSAEGVARIGRERELPPAELGEDVAVGGFVAERLGREVVDRLVEPLLGGVYAGDAYRISMRAAVPALFDAARAAGGSLLDGVREVQRRAAERQETGPVFMGIDGGIGTLPPAVADAVRAAGGEVLTGTPVLGLTRGTDGWRIRTDERELTADGIVLATPAWSASALLADAAPAASAELAGVEYASMALVTLAFRSADTDALPAGSGFLVPPVDGRTIKASTFSARKWAWVADGAPGLFLLRTSVGRYGEEEQLDREDDDLVAVSLKDLAEATGLSARPVATEVTRWIGGLPQYPVGHLGRVARIRDAVAALPGLRICGAAYDGVGIPACIGSGQRAADEIIATAPLVQGTVRDGRE
- a CDS encoding FAD-dependent oxidoreductase — protein: MERMVVIGGDAAGMSAASQARRLRAPGELEIVAFERSHFASYSACGIPYWVGGDVGRRDALVARTPQEHRKRGIDLRTRTEVVELDVPGRRVRARDLESGSESWTAYDKLVIATGARPVRPRLPGIDARGVHGVQTLDDGQALLDTLAGLEGRRAVVVGAGYIGVEMAEALLKRGFEVTVVNRGRQPMATLDPDMGRLVHEAMDGLGITTVNDAEVTKILTGPDGRVRAVATEDGEFPADVVVLGIGVEPETALARAAGLPLGTHGGLLTDLSMRVRGYDDVWAGGDCVEVLDLVSGRERHIPLGTHANKHGQIIGAGVGGGYATFPGVVGTAVSKVCDLEIARTGLLEKEALAVGLRFVTVTVESTSRAGYYPDAAPMTVKMLAERRTGRLLGVQIVGREGAGKRVDVAAVALTAGMTVERMTALDLGYAPPFSPVWDPVLVAARKATAAVVKAG